A genomic window from Equus caballus isolate H_3958 breed thoroughbred chromosome 5, TB-T2T, whole genome shotgun sequence includes:
- the CLCC1 gene encoding chloride channel CLIC-like protein 1 isoform X1, producing the protein MLCSLLLCECLWLITGYAHDDDWIDPTDMLNYDATSGTMRKSQVKYDISEKNEISSDLSYADELSECYSKVDSLTHEIDECEKKKRKDYESQSNPVFRRYLNKILTETRKLGLPDENKGDMHYDAEIILKRQTLLEIQKFLNGEDWKPGALDDALSDILVNFKFHDFEAWKWRFKDAFGVDPYNVLMVLLCLLCIVILVATELWTYVRWYTQLKRVFVISFVFSLGWNWMYLYKVAFAQHQAEVAKMKPLDNVCVEKMDWTGSIWEWFRSSWTYKDDPCQKYYELLLVNPILLVPPTKALAVTFTNFVTEPLKYIGKGSGEFIRALMKEIPVILHVPVLITVALAVLSFCYGTGKSLSMLRPLGGPEREPPRPLQPDDKRPLGGAGDADFYYRGPYDRTYEGRRDVLRERDVDLRLQTGNKNPEVLRACDLPDAEVREHPKVVPSPKDIGGIPEESSTKSSQLTKPVSGQEVSESVEGSPAVEKAQLRTDARGSPEEGSASSPASTAVGACGKDRDGGPCG; encoded by the exons ATGCTgtgttctctgctcctttgtgaGTGTCTGTGGCTGATAACTGGTTATGCTCATGATGATGACTGGATTGACCCCACAGACATGCTTAACTATGATGCTACTTCAGGAACAATGAGAAAATCTCAG GTGAAATATGATATATCAGAGAAAAACGAAATCAGTTCCGACTTGTCATATGCTGATGAATTGTCAGAATGTTACAGCAAAGTTGATTCTTTAACTCATGAG ATTgatgaatgtgaaaagaaaaagaggaaagactatGAAAGTCAAAGCAATCCTGTTTTCAGGAGATACTTAAATAAGATCTTAACTGAAACCAGAAAGCTCGGACTT CCTGATGAAAACAAAGGTGACATGCATTATGATGCCGAGATTATACTTAAAAGACAAaccttgttagaaatacagaagtTTCTCAATGGAGAGGATTGGAAACCAGGAGCCTTGGATGATGCCCTAAGTgatattttagttaattttaagtTTCATGATTTCGAAGCATGGAAGTGGCGATTTAAAGATGCCTTTGGAGTGGATCCATATAATGTGTTGATG GTGCTTCTGTGTCTGCTCTGCATCGTGATATTAGTAGCTACCGAGCTGTGGACGTATGTTCGTTGGTACACTCAGTTGAAACGTGTTTTTGTCATCAGTTTTGTCTTCAGTTTGGGATGGAATTGGATGTATTTATATAAG GTAGCCTTCGCACAGCATCAGGCCGAAGTTGCCAAGATGAAGCCATTAGACAATGTGTGTGTTGAGAAGATGGACTGGACTGGAAGTATCTGGG AATGGTTTAGAAGTTCATGGACCTATAAGGATGACCCCTGCCAAAAATACTATGAGCTCTTATTAGTCAACCCTATTTTGTTGGTCCCACCAACAAAG gCACTGGCCGTTACATTCACCAACTTTGTGACGGAGCCGCTGAAGTACATTGGAAAAGGGTCTGGTGAGTTTATTAGAGCGCTCATGAAGGAGATCCCAGTGATCCTGCACGTTCCGGTGCTGATAACTGTGGCGTTAGCTGTCCTG AGTTTCTGCTATGGTACTGGAAAATCACTTAGTATGCTGAGACCTTTAGGTGGTCCTGAAAGAGAACCGCCCCggccacttcagccagatgataAGAGACCCCTTGGTGGAGCAGGTGATGCAGATTTCTATTATAGAGGCCCTTATGACAGAACATATGAGGGTAGAAGAGatgttttgagagagagagatgttgaCTTGAGACTTCAGACTGGCAATAAGAACCCTGAAGTACTCCGGGCCTGTGACTTACCAGACGCAGAGGTGAGAgagcatcccaaggtggtacccAGT CCCAAAGACATTGGTGGAATCCCAGAAGAAAGCAGTACTAAAAGCAGCCAGTTGACTAAGCCTGTCTCTGGCCAAGAGGTGTCAGAGAGTGTGGAAGGTTCACCGGCAGTGGAAAAGGCCCAGCTCAGGACTGATGCCAGAGGCAGCCCAGAGGAAGGCAGCGCTTCCAGCCCAGCAAGCACTGCGGTGGGAGCATGCGGAAAGGATCGGGATGGCGGCCCATGTGGCTAG
- the CLCC1 gene encoding chloride channel CLIC-like protein 1 isoform X3, whose translation MLCSLLLCECLWLITGYAHDDDWIDPTDMLNYDATSGTMRKSQVKYDISEKNEISSDLSYADELSECYSKVDSLTHEIDECEKKKRKDYESQSNPVFRRYLNKILTETRKLGLPDENKGDMHYDAEIILKRQTLLEIQKFLNGEDWKPGALDDALSDILVNFKFHDFEAWKWRFKDAFGVDPYNVLMVAFAQHQAEVAKMKPLDNVCVEKMDWTGSIWEWFRSSWTYKDDPCQKYYELLLVNPILLVPPTKALAVTFTNFVTEPLKYIGKGSGEFIRALMKEIPVILHVPVLITVALAVLSFCYGTGKSLSMLRPLGGPEREPPRPLQPDDKRPLGGAGDADFYYRGPYDRTYEGRRDVLRERDVDLRLQTGNKNPEVLRACDLPDAEVREHPKVVPSPKDIGGIPEESSTKSSQLTKPVSGQEVSESVEGSPAVEKAQLRTDARGSPEEGSASSPASTAVGACGKDRDGGPCG comes from the exons ATGCTgtgttctctgctcctttgtgaGTGTCTGTGGCTGATAACTGGTTATGCTCATGATGATGACTGGATTGACCCCACAGACATGCTTAACTATGATGCTACTTCAGGAACAATGAGAAAATCTCAG GTGAAATATGATATATCAGAGAAAAACGAAATCAGTTCCGACTTGTCATATGCTGATGAATTGTCAGAATGTTACAGCAAAGTTGATTCTTTAACTCATGAG ATTgatgaatgtgaaaagaaaaagaggaaagactatGAAAGTCAAAGCAATCCTGTTTTCAGGAGATACTTAAATAAGATCTTAACTGAAACCAGAAAGCTCGGACTT CCTGATGAAAACAAAGGTGACATGCATTATGATGCCGAGATTATACTTAAAAGACAAaccttgttagaaatacagaagtTTCTCAATGGAGAGGATTGGAAACCAGGAGCCTTGGATGATGCCCTAAGTgatattttagttaattttaagtTTCATGATTTCGAAGCATGGAAGTGGCGATTTAAAGATGCCTTTGGAGTGGATCCATATAATGTGTTGATG GTAGCCTTCGCACAGCATCAGGCCGAAGTTGCCAAGATGAAGCCATTAGACAATGTGTGTGTTGAGAAGATGGACTGGACTGGAAGTATCTGGG AATGGTTTAGAAGTTCATGGACCTATAAGGATGACCCCTGCCAAAAATACTATGAGCTCTTATTAGTCAACCCTATTTTGTTGGTCCCACCAACAAAG gCACTGGCCGTTACATTCACCAACTTTGTGACGGAGCCGCTGAAGTACATTGGAAAAGGGTCTGGTGAGTTTATTAGAGCGCTCATGAAGGAGATCCCAGTGATCCTGCACGTTCCGGTGCTGATAACTGTGGCGTTAGCTGTCCTG AGTTTCTGCTATGGTACTGGAAAATCACTTAGTATGCTGAGACCTTTAGGTGGTCCTGAAAGAGAACCGCCCCggccacttcagccagatgataAGAGACCCCTTGGTGGAGCAGGTGATGCAGATTTCTATTATAGAGGCCCTTATGACAGAACATATGAGGGTAGAAGAGatgttttgagagagagagatgttgaCTTGAGACTTCAGACTGGCAATAAGAACCCTGAAGTACTCCGGGCCTGTGACTTACCAGACGCAGAGGTGAGAgagcatcccaaggtggtacccAGT CCCAAAGACATTGGTGGAATCCCAGAAGAAAGCAGTACTAAAAGCAGCCAGTTGACTAAGCCTGTCTCTGGCCAAGAGGTGTCAGAGAGTGTGGAAGGTTCACCGGCAGTGGAAAAGGCCCAGCTCAGGACTGATGCCAGAGGCAGCCCAGAGGAAGGCAGCGCTTCCAGCCCAGCAAGCACTGCGGTGGGAGCATGCGGAAAGGATCGGGATGGCGGCCCATGTGGCTAG
- the CLCC1 gene encoding chloride channel CLIC-like protein 1 isoform X4: MLCSLLLCECLWLITGYAHDDDWIDPTDMLNYDATSGTMRKSQVKYDISEKNEISSDLSYADELSECYSKVDSLTHEIDECEKKKRKDYESQSNPVFRRYLNKILTETRKLGLPDENKGDMHYDAEIILKRQTLLEIQKFLNGEDWKPGALDDALSDILVNFKFHDFEAWKWRFKDAFGVDPYNVLMVAFAQHQAEVAKMKPLDNVCVEKMDWTGSIWEWFRSSWTYKDDPCQKYYELLLVNPILLVPPTKALAVTFTNFVTEPLKYIGKGSGEFIRALMKEIPVILHVPVLITVALAVLSFCYGTGKSLSMLRPLGGPEREPPRPLQPDDKRPLGGAGDADFYYRGPYDRTYEGRRDVLRERDVDLRLQTGNKNPEVLRACDLPDAEPKDIGGIPEESSTKSSQLTKPVSGQEVSESVEGSPAVEKAQLRTDARGSPEEGSASSPASTAVGACGKDRDGGPCG, encoded by the exons ATGCTgtgttctctgctcctttgtgaGTGTCTGTGGCTGATAACTGGTTATGCTCATGATGATGACTGGATTGACCCCACAGACATGCTTAACTATGATGCTACTTCAGGAACAATGAGAAAATCTCAG GTGAAATATGATATATCAGAGAAAAACGAAATCAGTTCCGACTTGTCATATGCTGATGAATTGTCAGAATGTTACAGCAAAGTTGATTCTTTAACTCATGAG ATTgatgaatgtgaaaagaaaaagaggaaagactatGAAAGTCAAAGCAATCCTGTTTTCAGGAGATACTTAAATAAGATCTTAACTGAAACCAGAAAGCTCGGACTT CCTGATGAAAACAAAGGTGACATGCATTATGATGCCGAGATTATACTTAAAAGACAAaccttgttagaaatacagaagtTTCTCAATGGAGAGGATTGGAAACCAGGAGCCTTGGATGATGCCCTAAGTgatattttagttaattttaagtTTCATGATTTCGAAGCATGGAAGTGGCGATTTAAAGATGCCTTTGGAGTGGATCCATATAATGTGTTGATG GTAGCCTTCGCACAGCATCAGGCCGAAGTTGCCAAGATGAAGCCATTAGACAATGTGTGTGTTGAGAAGATGGACTGGACTGGAAGTATCTGGG AATGGTTTAGAAGTTCATGGACCTATAAGGATGACCCCTGCCAAAAATACTATGAGCTCTTATTAGTCAACCCTATTTTGTTGGTCCCACCAACAAAG gCACTGGCCGTTACATTCACCAACTTTGTGACGGAGCCGCTGAAGTACATTGGAAAAGGGTCTGGTGAGTTTATTAGAGCGCTCATGAAGGAGATCCCAGTGATCCTGCACGTTCCGGTGCTGATAACTGTGGCGTTAGCTGTCCTG AGTTTCTGCTATGGTACTGGAAAATCACTTAGTATGCTGAGACCTTTAGGTGGTCCTGAAAGAGAACCGCCCCggccacttcagccagatgataAGAGACCCCTTGGTGGAGCAGGTGATGCAGATTTCTATTATAGAGGCCCTTATGACAGAACATATGAGGGTAGAAGAGatgttttgagagagagagatgttgaCTTGAGACTTCAGACTGGCAATAAGAACCCTGAAGTACTCCGGGCCTGTGACTTACCAGACGCAGAG CCCAAAGACATTGGTGGAATCCCAGAAGAAAGCAGTACTAAAAGCAGCCAGTTGACTAAGCCTGTCTCTGGCCAAGAGGTGTCAGAGAGTGTGGAAGGTTCACCGGCAGTGGAAAAGGCCCAGCTCAGGACTGATGCCAGAGGCAGCCCAGAGGAAGGCAGCGCTTCCAGCCCAGCAAGCACTGCGGTGGGAGCATGCGGAAAGGATCGGGATGGCGGCCCATGTGGCTAG
- the CLCC1 gene encoding chloride channel CLIC-like protein 1 isoform X2, giving the protein MLCSLLLCECLWLITGYAHDDDWIDPTDMLNYDATSGTMRKSQVKYDISEKNEISSDLSYADELSECYSKVDSLTHEIDECEKKKRKDYESQSNPVFRRYLNKILTETRKLGLPDENKGDMHYDAEIILKRQTLLEIQKFLNGEDWKPGALDDALSDILVNFKFHDFEAWKWRFKDAFGVDPYNVLMVLLCLLCIVILVATELWTYVRWYTQLKRVFVISFVFSLGWNWMYLYKVAFAQHQAEVAKMKPLDNVCVEKMDWTGSIWEWFRSSWTYKDDPCQKYYELLLVNPILLVPPTKALAVTFTNFVTEPLKYIGKGSGEFIRALMKEIPVILHVPVLITVALAVLSFCYGTGKSLSMLRPLGGPEREPPRPLQPDDKRPLGGAGDADFYYRGPYDRTYEGRRDVLRERDVDLRLQTGNKNPEVLRACDLPDAEPKDIGGIPEESSTKSSQLTKPVSGQEVSESVEGSPAVEKAQLRTDARGSPEEGSASSPASTAVGACGKDRDGGPCG; this is encoded by the exons ATGCTgtgttctctgctcctttgtgaGTGTCTGTGGCTGATAACTGGTTATGCTCATGATGATGACTGGATTGACCCCACAGACATGCTTAACTATGATGCTACTTCAGGAACAATGAGAAAATCTCAG GTGAAATATGATATATCAGAGAAAAACGAAATCAGTTCCGACTTGTCATATGCTGATGAATTGTCAGAATGTTACAGCAAAGTTGATTCTTTAACTCATGAG ATTgatgaatgtgaaaagaaaaagaggaaagactatGAAAGTCAAAGCAATCCTGTTTTCAGGAGATACTTAAATAAGATCTTAACTGAAACCAGAAAGCTCGGACTT CCTGATGAAAACAAAGGTGACATGCATTATGATGCCGAGATTATACTTAAAAGACAAaccttgttagaaatacagaagtTTCTCAATGGAGAGGATTGGAAACCAGGAGCCTTGGATGATGCCCTAAGTgatattttagttaattttaagtTTCATGATTTCGAAGCATGGAAGTGGCGATTTAAAGATGCCTTTGGAGTGGATCCATATAATGTGTTGATG GTGCTTCTGTGTCTGCTCTGCATCGTGATATTAGTAGCTACCGAGCTGTGGACGTATGTTCGTTGGTACACTCAGTTGAAACGTGTTTTTGTCATCAGTTTTGTCTTCAGTTTGGGATGGAATTGGATGTATTTATATAAG GTAGCCTTCGCACAGCATCAGGCCGAAGTTGCCAAGATGAAGCCATTAGACAATGTGTGTGTTGAGAAGATGGACTGGACTGGAAGTATCTGGG AATGGTTTAGAAGTTCATGGACCTATAAGGATGACCCCTGCCAAAAATACTATGAGCTCTTATTAGTCAACCCTATTTTGTTGGTCCCACCAACAAAG gCACTGGCCGTTACATTCACCAACTTTGTGACGGAGCCGCTGAAGTACATTGGAAAAGGGTCTGGTGAGTTTATTAGAGCGCTCATGAAGGAGATCCCAGTGATCCTGCACGTTCCGGTGCTGATAACTGTGGCGTTAGCTGTCCTG AGTTTCTGCTATGGTACTGGAAAATCACTTAGTATGCTGAGACCTTTAGGTGGTCCTGAAAGAGAACCGCCCCggccacttcagccagatgataAGAGACCCCTTGGTGGAGCAGGTGATGCAGATTTCTATTATAGAGGCCCTTATGACAGAACATATGAGGGTAGAAGAGatgttttgagagagagagatgttgaCTTGAGACTTCAGACTGGCAATAAGAACCCTGAAGTACTCCGGGCCTGTGACTTACCAGACGCAGAG CCCAAAGACATTGGTGGAATCCCAGAAGAAAGCAGTACTAAAAGCAGCCAGTTGACTAAGCCTGTCTCTGGCCAAGAGGTGTCAGAGAGTGTGGAAGGTTCACCGGCAGTGGAAAAGGCCCAGCTCAGGACTGATGCCAGAGGCAGCCCAGAGGAAGGCAGCGCTTCCAGCCCAGCAAGCACTGCGGTGGGAGCATGCGGAAAGGATCGGGATGGCGGCCCATGTGGCTAG